The Labrys wisconsinensis genome contains the following window.
GCCGTCGCCGCGGGCGAGGCCTTCCTCACGCCGGAGCGCATTCACGGCTTCGTCGAGCTGCATATCGAGCAGGGGCCGGTGCTGGAGGCGGTCGGGGCGCCGCTGGGTCTGGTCACCGGCATCGCCGGCAGCTTCCGCTACCGCAAGGCGCGCTGCCTCGGCCGCACCGGCCATTCCGGCGCGGTGCCGCGCGGGCACCGGCAGGACGCCGTGGTCGCCCTGGCCGAGCTCGTCGTCGGGCTGGAAGCCGTCTGGGACGCCCTGGAGGCCGAGGGCGAAGCGGCCACCATCACCTTCGGCGAGGTGGCGACGGACCCGGCGCTGCACGCCTTCAGCAAGGTGCCGGGGGAGGTCGCCTTCTGCCTCGACGTGCGCAGCGTCTCGGAGGCCTGCCTCGATCGCATCCGCGACCGGCTCACGGCGCTGGCGGGGGAGATCGAGGCGCGCCGCGGCGTGCGCTTCGACTTCGGCGCACGCACGGGCAGCACGCCGGCCCGGCTCGATCCGGGGCTGTGTGGGCGCCTGGCCGCGGTGGCCGACGCCGCCAGCATCGCCCATCTCGCCATGCCGAGCGGGGCCGGCCACGACACGGCGGTGTTCGCCGCGGCCGGCGTGCCCGCGGCCATGATCTTCGTGCGCAACCAGAACGGCAGCCACAATCCGGACGAGGCGATGCGGATCGAGGATTTTGCCGCTGGCGCGGAGGTTCTCGCCCGGTTGCTGGCCGACGACAGCACCCGAACGGGCTGAGACGTAGCGACGAGCGAGCCGAAACTCTACGCTTTTGCCGGTCGAGCGAGTCGAGCCATCATCGAATTGTGCTCGACGCCTCACCCTTCCCCACAAGGGGGAAGGGGGCGGTTGGCGTCGCGCTTGAAACAGCTATCGCCGGGCGATCCTCCTCCCCTGCAACGCCATTCCAGCGCCGTCCGGCCTCAGACCAGCCGGGTCGTCACCGTGCCGACGCCCTCGACCGAGCCTTCCAGCCGGTCGCCGCGGCCGACCGCGGCGACGCCTTCCGGGGTGCCGGTGAAGATCAGGTCGCCGGGCGCGAGGCGGACATGGCGCGACAGCGCGGCGATGGTCTCCGGCACGCTCCAGATCATGTTGGCGAGGTCCGAGGCCTGGCGCGGTGCGCCGTTGACGGTGAGCGCGATCCGGCCGGCGGCGGGATGGCCGATGCGCTCGGCTGGCGCGATCGTGCCGATCGGGGCGGAATGATCGAAACCCTTGGCCATGTCCCAGGGCCGGCCCGCCTTCTTGGCCTCGGCCTGCAGGTCGCGGCGGGTGAGATCGAGGCCGACGGCATAGCCCCAGACGTGATCGAGCGCCGCCGCCTCGGCGATGTCGGCCCCGCCCTTGCCGATGGCGACGACAAGCTCGATCTCGTGGTGCAGGTCCTGCGTCAGGCTGGGATAGGGCGTGTCGGCGCCGCCGGTCACCAGCGCGTCCGCCGGCTTGGTGAAGAAGAAGGGCGCCTCGCGGGTCGGATCATGCCCCATCTCGCGTGCGTGCTCGGCATAGTTCCGGCCGACGCAGAAGATGCGCCGCACCGGGAAGAGGCCGCCGCCGAGGACGGGAATGCCGGGGATGGCCGGCGGCGGGATCACGAAATCCGTCACGAGGATGCTCTTGGGCTGGGAAGGGCAGGGGACCCCTTCGATCGGGTCCGCCGCACCCTATCCAGCCGCATCCGGCGCGGCAAGCACGGCATCAGCCGCCGGCGAGCGCCCGCGCCATCGCCGCCATCATGTCGCAGGCTTCCACGCGTCGGGCGACGTCGCGGGCCTGCGGCCAGGTCGAGAGCTTGACGCCGACGAAATCGCGCTGCCAGTCGATGTGGATCATCTGGCCGAACACGCCGAGGCCGGTGATCACCGACCCCTCGATGTCGTCGATCCAGAACTGGCTGCGGTAGGCGCCGCGGCGCCGGCCTTCGGCATACGCGCCGCCGAACAGGGCCGGATCGCCTATGCGGGTGTCCCGCACCCAGGCCTCGGGCACCACGGTCCGGCCCGCGGCGGCGCCGTCGCGGGCATAAAGCAGGCCGAAGCGGCCGAGATCGCGCAGCGTCGCCGAGAGGCCGCCGTCGGCCACGGCGAAGCCTTCCGGATCGACGGCGAAGCTCGCATCGTGCTCGGCGCCCATCGGCTGCCACAGCAGGCTGGAGACGAGGTCGGCGAGCCGGGCGCCGGTCGCCGCTTTGATGCAGCAGCCGAGCACCTCCGTCTCCATCGAGCGGTACTCGAACCGCGCTCCGTGCGGACGGCTCCGTCCGCGGAGGGAGGCGATCAGCGCGTGCACCGATCTCGGGCTGGGATTGCCGGCCGGGACCGCCTTCCAGCCCACCGCGATGTCCATGAGGCCGACGCCGGAGACGGGGTCGGTGGCATCCTCGGGGAAGTCGACGCCGCTGGTCATGTCGAGGAGGTGGCGCATCGAGGCATCGGCATAGGCGCTGTCGCGGAAGGCGGGCACGTAGGCCGCGACCGTGCGCTCCAGGGGGAAGGCGCCGGCGTGGTGGAGGATGCCGGCCAGCGCGGCGAGCACGGATTTCGACAGGGACTGGGTGAGGTGCGGCGTCGCGGCGCGCATGCCGTTGGCATAGTGCTCGCAGACGATCCGGCCTCGATGCAGCGCCAGGAACCCGTCCGTCCAGGACGTGTCGAGCACCTCGCCGGCGATCAGGCGGCGGCCGTGCCGGTCAGGGAAGGCGAAGGCGCGGACATCGAGCTGCGCCGGCGCCTCGGTGAGCGGCGCGGGCACGCCGCGCCGCACCGGCGCCGTCGGCAGGATCTCGTCGACGTGCTGATAGGACCAGCGGTTGAGCGGCGGCCGGTCCCAGGTCTCGAGCGTCAGCCCGGCCGGGCGGGGTCGGTCGCCGGCAGGCGGCGCGGCATCGGATCCGGTCACCGCGCCGGCCCCGGCACGGCGGCGCGGCCGGCACGCGCGTCCTCCAGGATCATGTCGGCCGCCTTCTCGGCGATCATCACCGTGGCCGCGTGGGTGTTGCCGCGCACGATGCGCGGCATGACCGAGGCGTCGGCCACCCGCAGGCCGGCGAGGCCGCGGACGCGCAGGCGCGGGTCGACCACGGCGCCGGCGTCGGCGCCCATGCGGCAACTGCCGACCCCGTGGATGTCGGAGCCGGCGCTGCGGCGGATGAAGTCGAGCATCTCCGCGTCGCTGCGGACGTCCGCGCCCGGCTGCAGCTCGCCGGCGACATAGGGCTGCATGGCCGGCTGCCCGGCGATGCGGCGCACCAGGCGGATGCCGAAGGTCATCGCCCGGATGTCGTACTCGGTCTGGAAGAAGTTGAAGCTGATGCGCGGCGCCGCCGCCGGATCGGGGGAGCGCAGGCGAATCGAGCCGCGCGCATCCGGGTTGACGTGCTCGGGGCTGAAGCTGAAGCCGGAAAAAGAGTGCGGCCTGGCGCCCTTGGCGGTGCGCTCGGCGACGCTCCAGGCGGCCATCGCCATCTGCACGTCCGGCCGGTCCTGGCCGGGATCGCTGCGGGCGAAGCCGCCGACATAGATGCCGGTCTCCGCCAGCCAGCCCTTGCGCAGCAGGGCATATTCGAGCCCGGCGCCGATGCGCCGCACCCAGCTGTTGGCGAGGTCGTTGACCGTGATCGGCCGCGTGCAGCGGAACATCAGCTGGATGCAGGTATGATCC
Protein-coding sequences here:
- a CDS encoding serine hydrolase domain-containing protein, with the translated sequence MTGSDAAPPAGDRPRPAGLTLETWDRPPLNRWSYQHVDEILPTAPVRRGVPAPLTEAPAQLDVRAFAFPDRHGRRLIAGEVLDTSWTDGFLALHRGRIVCEHYANGMRAATPHLTQSLSKSVLAALAGILHHAGAFPLERTVAAYVPAFRDSAYADASMRHLLDMTSGVDFPEDATDPVSGVGLMDIAVGWKAVPAGNPSPRSVHALIASLRGRSRPHGARFEYRSMETEVLGCCIKAATGARLADLVSSLLWQPMGAEHDASFAVDPEGFAVADGGLSATLRDLGRFGLLYARDGAAAGRTVVPEAWVRDTRIGDPALFGGAYAEGRRRGAYRSQFWIDDIEGSVITGLGVFGQMIHIDWQRDFVGVKLSTWPQARDVARRVEACDMMAAMARALAGG
- a CDS encoding fumarylacetoacetate hydrolase family protein is translated as MTDFVIPPPAIPGIPVLGGGLFPVRRIFCVGRNYAEHAREMGHDPTREAPFFFTKPADALVTGGADTPYPSLTQDLHHEIELVVAIGKGGADIAEAAALDHVWGYAVGLDLTRRDLQAEAKKAGRPWDMAKGFDHSAPIGTIAPAERIGHPAAGRIALTVNGAPRQASDLANMIWSVPETIAALSRHVRLAPGDLIFTGTPEGVAAVGRGDRLEGSVEGVGTVTTRLV
- a CDS encoding Zn-dependent hydrolase, whose translation is MTALRIDAGLAERLFEELRARTADPPGVTRAAYGEGEEIGHAIVRREAAVLGLDSAVDAAGNLYLTLAGRDPTLPGWIVGSHIDSVPHGGNFDGAAGVFAGLCAVEALITAGIRPRRAVTVMVTRAEESTWFPVSYPGSRAAFGRLPPETLELRRADTGRTLREHMAALGLRPEAVAAGEAFLTPERIHGFVELHIEQGPVLEAVGAPLGLVTGIAGSFRYRKARCLGRTGHSGAVPRGHRQDAVVALAELVVGLEAVWDALEAEGEAATITFGEVATDPALHAFSKVPGEVAFCLDVRSVSEACLDRIRDRLTALAGEIEARRGVRFDFGARTGSTPARLDPGLCGRLAAVADAASIAHLAMPSGAGHDTAVFAAAGVPAAMIFVRNQNGSHNPDEAMRIEDFAAGAEVLARLLADDSTRTG